A section of the Diabrotica virgifera virgifera chromosome 8, PGI_DIABVI_V3a genome encodes:
- the LOC114336493 gene encoding uncharacterized protein LOC114336493, producing the protein MTDGASSSVLQDISASGVDRISVKIPPFWPNDPEIWFLQVESQFTLANITSNSTKFNYIVANLETAYISEVRDIIVSPPATEKYVKLKAELIKRLSASQQQKIKRLLEHEELGDRRPSQFLRHLQSLAGTTVPDNIVVILAGFRD; encoded by the coding sequence ATGACGGACGGTGCCAGTTCTTCAGTGCTTCAGGATATCAGTGCTTCAGGAGTCGACCGAATTTCAGTTAAAATCCCACCGTTTTGGCCCAACGATCCCGAAATTTGGTTCCTGCAAGTGGAAAGCCAATTTACACTGGCAAACATAACAAGTAACTCAACAAAATTTAACTACATAGTTGCCAATCTCGAAACAGCTTACATCTCAGAAGTTAGGGACATCATTGTGTCACCACCAGCTACAGAGAAGTATGTAAAATTAAAAGCAGAGCTTATAAAGAGACTTAGTGCATCACAGCAACAAAAAATCAAGAGATTACTTGAGCATGAAGAACTGGGCGATCGAAGACCTTCCCAATTCTTAAGGCATTTACAGTCTTTAGCAGGCACAACAGTACCAGACAATATTGTTGTAATCCTAGCTGGGTTCAgggattaa